The following DNA comes from Mycobacteroides immunogenum.
GCCCCATGTCATCGAACCGGAGTACCTCGCGTTCGCCAACGGTCCGCGCCTTTCGTCGGTATGGCACCTGTTGCGCTTGACCAATGCCCTCTAAACGCATACCTGTGCAAATACATTCGCCAAAATCACCCACTTTCATCCGGAAGGCCACACCATGACAACCATGAGCGCGCAACCTGGCAGCCTGAGCCGCGCCGAGCAGATGCGCTTCGCGCGGGTCGCAGTGGCCGCCCAGGTGAAGTCTCTTCCCGGCACCATCCGGGCCCGGCTCGGACGCGCTGATTCCAGTGCGCTGGCCCGTGAAAGCGCCCCGCCGGATTCCGCGCTGGCGTTGGACGCCGAACGTTTTGTGACAGAGCACTACACCACGAGCTTGTACAACCATTGCTTGCGTTGCTGGTACTTCGGGGATTTCTTCGCCCAGCTGGAAGGCCACCGATATGACCCTGAACTGCTGTACATTTCGAGTCTGTTTCACGACGTGGCGCTGACTCGCCAGTTCCGTGACCACCGCCCCTACGCCTGCTTTGCCGTCGAGGGCGCGGACATTGCCAAAGAGTGGCTTTCGCGGAACAACGCCACCGATGCCTTTGCCGCCGGCGTGGCCGAAGTAATCGCCGCTCATATGGATGTACATGTGCCCTCCGGCTCGGCCACCGGAGTTGAGCCGTATCTGCTCCACGAGGCCGCCCATCTTGATGTGGCA
Coding sequences within:
- a CDS encoding HD domain-containing protein; this encodes MTTMSAQPGSLSRAEQMRFARVAVAAQVKSLPGTIRARLGRADSSALARESAPPDSALALDAERFVTEHYTTSLYNHCLRCWYFGDFFAQLEGHRYDPELLYISSLFHDVALTRQFRDHRPYACFAVEGADIAKEWLSRNNATDAFAAGVAEVIAAHMDVHVPSGSATGVEPYLLHEAAHLDVAGTRAAQVPSTYTRLVARRHPRTGFARAFSDAMKYESLQRRASRAAVLWKVGMAIPINTNPLDSAAHR